One genomic segment of Mytilus galloprovincialis chromosome 5, xbMytGall1.hap1.1, whole genome shotgun sequence includes these proteins:
- the LOC143076365 gene encoding uncharacterized protein LOC143076365, whose translation MEKFDIIVERESTTSYYLPCMIDRSNTVEEIKKGFHLENFHCSPWLVFEFIFLPIAYYNHILFSYIRKHTVCEVNGHPALYTGKAVVFLDESKFERLIICFSRNAISLQIWESKPVGDDIYQNIIDELCYKIEELKGEFHKLDYKIKAKCSNGDPSISGGRISYEDLTIICKDGEYVCEEHGNRHSKDEIENTWLKHNPTTSHSTLQTEHSEVRENLRKLQDSHSKLQAEHTEVTELLIDPIPWNIRGRIKEELETWTEDDKMFIETNGAKSVLKCIKENGCVVVTGSSGTGKSSLVRHVALQMQEGGYVIFPVTSPKEIIKWYNPRKKILFVVDDFCGTYTINPTKLESWKNLMEKIKTLIEKKPVKLIMSCRLQVFKSEKMKSLSFCQSCECNLLSEDIRLSKEENQSIAELYLKTNAFKIKEYYDMFDCFPLLCKLYSKNTNLRMVDFFRNPFTVYKEEIDKLQTEGAHAKYCALALCVMFNNSFKEEWLTDDVNKDIKTIIKNTFEACKVVKGTSRLVLRDELDSLTHTFIRKDGDVYRTIHNKLFDFLAFYFGRVMIYCLIKNASSQFICERFVFEDKGNRDEFLINVSERYQQMYINRLVDDWFRGKIVDVFCNINMDDQIFKQRILVHLKGLEILKQKQLASLYDKQNNSTSLLQCCYIGDIDLVAWCLYHCNSNVNYCRKDGVSPLFFACQEGHTEVVQMLINNKADINKCRDVGASPLFIACQKGHTEVVQMLINNKADINKCTDTGISPLFVACQEGHTEIVQMLINNRADINKCTDNGTSPLFVACQEGHTEVVHMLINNKADINKCNDDGGSPLFIACQKGHTEVVQMLINNKGDIDKCTRTGESPILIACYIGHIEIVELLLKHEADCNIKWRGLTLLDIASRENHTNIVHLLQKLEIICIRSSANMIK comes from the exons ATGGAGAAATTTGATATCATAGTTGAACGTGAATCTACAACGTCGTACTATTTGCCGTGCATGATTGACCGTTCAAATACCgttgaagaaataaaaaagggATTTCATCTTGAAAATTTTCATTGCTCACCTTGGTTGGTGTTTGAGTTCATATTTCTTCCCATTGCGTACTATAATCACATTCTGTTCAGTTACATTAGAAAACATACAGTTTGTGAAGTAAATGGACATCCAGCTTTATATACAGGAAAAGCAGTTGTCTTTTTAGATGAATCAAAATTCGAACGGTTAATTATCTGCTTCTCAAGGAATGCTATATCCTTACAGATATGGGAATCGAAACCTGTAGGTGATGATATATACCAAAATATCATAGACGAGCTTTGTTATAAAATTGAAGAGTTAAAGGGGGAATTTCATAAATTAGATtacaaaataaaagcaaaatgcaGTAATGGAGATCCTTCTATTAGTGGAGGTCGCATCAGCTATGAAGATCTTACTATTATATGTAAAGATGGAGAATATGTCTGTGAAGAACATGGCAACAGACACAGTAAAGACGAAATAGAGAACACTTGGTTAAAACACAATCCAact ACATCTCACAGTACTTTACAGACTGAACACTCGGAAGTGAGAGAAAATCTGAGGAAGTTACAAGATTCTCACAGTAAATTACAGGCTGAACACACGGAAGTCACAGAACTATTAATTGACCCAATACCGTGGAACATTAGAG GTCGAATTAAAGAGGAATTggaaacttggacagaagatgACAAAATGTTTATAGAAACAAATGGAGCAAAGAGTGTACTAAAATGTATTAAAGAAAATGGTTGTGTTGTTGTTACTGGAAGTTCGGGAACAGGAAAATCATCATTAGTGCGTCATGTTGCTCTACAAATGCAAGAAGGCGGCTATGTTATTTTTCCGGTAACAAGCCCTAAAGAAATTATCAAGTGGTACAATCCAAGAAAGAAAATCCTTTTTGTTGTGGATGACTTTTGTGGAACATATACAATAAATCCTACAAAGTTGGAAAGCTGGAAAAATCTAatggaaaaaatcaaaacattaataGAAAAGAAACCTGTCAAATTAATCATGTCTTGTAGACTTCAGGTTTTTaagagtgaaaaaatgaaatctttaTCATTTTGTCAATCCTGTGAATGCAATCTTTTGTCTGAAGATATACGTTTATCGAAAGAAGAAAATCAATCTATTGCTGAACTTTACTTGAAAACAAATGCATTTAAGATCAAGGAATATTATGACATGTTTGACTGTTTTCCTCTTTTATGTAAATTATACAGCAAAAACACAAATCTAAGAATGGTAGATTTCTTTCGGAATCCATTTACAGTTTACAAAGAAGAGATAGATAAATTACAGACAGAGGGAGCACATGCGAAATACTGTGCACTTGCTCTATGTGTCATGTTTAACAATAGTTTCAAAGAAGAATGGCTCACAGACGATGTCAATAAAGatatcaaaacaattataaagaaCACATTTGAAGCTTGTAAAGTGGTAAAAGGAACATCACGATTGGTACTTCGTGATGAGCTGGATTCACTAACTCATACATTTATCAGAAAGGATGGTGATGTGTACAGAACTATTCATAACAAGCTGTTTGACTTTCTTGCTTTTTACTTTGGCCGTGTTatgatttattgtttaattaaGAATGCGTCAAGTCAGTTTATTTGTGAAAGATTTGTCTTTGAAGATAAAGGCAACAGAGatgaatttttaataaatgtATCAGAAAGATATCAgcaaatgtatataaatagatTGGTAGATGACTGGTTTAGAGGAAAGATAGTAGATGTCTTCTGTAACATCAATATGGATGATCAAATCTTCAAACAAAGAATACTTGTACATTTAAAAGGTTTGGAAATATTAAAGCAGAAACAATTAGCAAGTCTATATGACAAACAAAACAATAGCACGTCATTACTACAGTGTTGTTATATAGGAGATATTGATCTGGTTGCATGGTGTTTATATCATTGTAACAGTAATGTAAACTATTGTCGTAAAGATGGAGTATCACCTCTGTTCTttgcttgtcaggaaggacatactgaagtagtacagatgttaataaacaataaggctgacattaataagtgtagagatgtgggagcatcacctctgttcattgcttgtcagaaaggacatactgaagtagtacaaatgttaattaacaataaggctgacattaataagtgtacagATACTGGAATATCACCTCTGTTCGTggcttgtcaggaaggacatactgaaatagtacAGATGTTAATTAATAATAgggctgacattaataagtgtacagATAATGGAACATCACCTCTGTTCGTGGCTTGTCAGGAAGGACACACTGAAGTAGTACatatgttaattaacaataaggctgacattaataagtgtaatgATGATGGAGGatcacctctgttcattgcttgtcagaaaggacacactgaagtagtacagatgttaataaacaataaaggTGACATTGATAAGTGTACTAGAACAGGAGAATCCCCCATATTGATAGCTTGTTATATAGGTCATATAGAGATTGTTGAATTGTTGTTAAAACATGAAGCAGATTGTAACATTAAATGGAGAGGACTAACATTACTAGATATTGCAAGCAGAGAAAATCATACCAATATTGTACATTtgttacaaaaattagaaataatatgCATTAGAAGTTCGGCgaacatgataaaataa